CCGTGAACTCCCGACGACGCATGGAACGGGTAATTACACCAAAGGCGTTCCGGCGACTCTAAGGTGTTTTGAATCCGGTATTGAATAAATACttaaggttgcgtttggtttcatagtatgattttaaaatcagattttgattttgattttgattttgagtggaataaatgagactcaccatttgactttgtatgagttatgttgttttgttgtgaaaaaaagtggtataaatggggcccactctttgactttgtatgaattattttgttttgtagttggtatagttaagttagaattgtaattctaaaatactatcctaaaaccaaacaagccttaaggttgcgtttggtttcataataggattttaaaatcagattttgattttgattttgagaggtataaatggggcacaccctttgactttgtatgagttatgttgttttgttgtggaaaaaagtagtataaatggggcctactctttgactttgtatgagttattttgttttgtagtgggtagagttaagttagaattgtgattctaaaataatattgggaaaccaaacaggccctaaGTGTCTCCTTACCAATAAGTCAAACTCCTTGGAATTCTAATATGGCCATTGTTGACAGCCTATCCGCGTGCCACCATTCGAAATCTTTCTCGAATCCAAGTCCGCTGAAAGCCCAAATcactaataaattttttcgaAATCAcgtgaaaaaggaaaaggaaaaactacGTAAAGTGCCATtaacaaaaattgaatatattttgcattgtttggtttcacaaatcgattttaattttagttttaactctactccacttatttttaattcaacaacataatcattactttttatcaattatttattacttttttcacaattcaataacataatcattattttctctcaactaataattactttctctgaactattcattactttttcaaaattcaactacacaatcattattttctatcaactaatcattactttttctgaactattcattacttttttcaaaattcaactacacaatcattattttctctcaactaatcatcactttctctgaactattcattactttttttcaaaattcaactacacaatcattattttctctcaactattaattaatttttcacactttttttcataatcaataatacaatcaatacaatccaattaaaatcgaAACTCAATTCTACTTATctgtaaaaccaaacgcacatTGTCAAGTGAGAACATTAGCTAATGTGGTATATTTAATTATCTTTCTcagttatatatttttcggATTTGTTCTTGAGCTTTCCTCTACACTAACCCTTCTCgttctctctccttttttttctcctattTTTTATGGAGGCAGTGCAGGTGACGTGGCAGCCTCTCGTCCATCGTTCTCGAAATGGTGACGTGGCGGGATTGAGGCGGgccatatatttttattacactttttttttcggtagttTTTATTACACTTTTTCACATGTATAGAACATGTGCATGCGCTTTCGCGTTTCATCGAgtatttcttaatttaatacttattattattatttattttattttattatttttaatttttgttattaCGAGAAAAATCTATAAGCCTAATACaatgaataaaaatcataataattaataaaaagacaAGAGTAATTTCACAGTGAGAATTGAATGTGAGACTTCTTAATTATCAGGAGGCGCTATTGACCGCACCCTCTTTCTCATATGTTTAGTTATTTTTTTgccataattatttatttcttcattTGTTTATTATATCTGGCTTAATCAGTGGACAGGCTCAGATTTATGCATGTGTATGCATTTtctagcttttttttttgttgcttTTCCTCTACGTAATGATTGAATTTGCATgttaagaataaataaatacttattcaccgaaaataaataaataaataaattagctGAGTCAAGccattttgtatattttatcCGGACATTTTTGTCAATGAAAAAGGCAGTCTTTGATTCTaagatgaaatgaaataaaataagaaaaatcatTTCTAAACAAAATGATTGCATCAATATCTTTtggataatataatatttttaagagaaatttaatattttctctgtCGTTATGAAGGTACTGTGCGATTCAAGAGATTTGACTAAACAAATTCTTGATCATTTGATTTTGCGAAAAATTAAGACTATCCCATTGTGGGATTTTATTTCATCTCTCTTGGCCACGCAGCTAAGAGAGATGCATGGCTCCGCTAGAGCGAAGTGCACATCGCTGCGCCCATCTCTCTACAAAGAGACCTAAAATGATCATATGACGGCTCATATCAGAAGCTGATGCATGCAAcatcttttatcattttctttaaaaaaaagagagatttgACAAAAGATCTATTGTATCTTTTGTCTTGTAGGGCCTTCTACTCTATTCACGTGACATGCAGCGATTTacataattactttttttgttaaaaaaagtaCGGGGCTTTTAAAACTACAAAAAAAAGGTTACGAAATCACAAGGGTGACCTAATCAGAGATCGACCATTGGAGTTccaaatttctctttttctttagaATATCTCTCGTCTACGCGACGCTTACGTGACAAAAACCTAGCCCACTTTCAGAAACCCATGGAGTCTTTGCCATGAGCCCACGGAAATAGCCTAATATTCATTTGAAAACATACATTTATAACTACTTAagttaaaatgaaattatcttttattgtATGCTTTACATTTGATACttttataatcatatatattatataatttactcATTCCATGAATACTTACGAGAGCTTTCCATTCGATTAATGATGAGTTTTTATTTGTAATCCTTAGTTCTTGGATGATTGACCATTCACAACCcctatatatgaatatatacctAGATTAGATTTTTCACATcttcataattatttattttttgaatttccacaatgtatttatatattaaatatttttgaggaaattatttatttcaaattttttgtattataaaattcgtaaataaaataatatcaacATAAAATAAGAATCCAAAAAAGTTCGCGCAACACATGAGTTAAATGATTAGTTTACaataacttttatatataaagaaaatccaaCTACTTGAATGGCAATGGTTTTACATGAAAGTGATTTCCACATTTTCCAATATCTGGAGACAGAGAACACTTCGGTGAACACTTCCTGGAAATCACTTTCCTCGAAATTGATTTTCCCATGAAAAATCATTTATGCAAATAGATTTCCGCCAGAAAAATCATTTATGCGAAACAAATGGGATAGAAGTAATTTTCATCGTcatgaattaagaaaaatcacttttgcaatcaaaattattcaaaattttatatctTAAAATCTTTCTTTAAGTACGAAATCTAtctaagaaataataaatgactttttcttttttcagttacaatgAAAACTTATAGATATAGTACATTAAAATAGGATATCTAATAAAATGGCAATGACAGCCCACTGAATATCAAATTTCGGACCTTTTGGTCATCGGGCAAGatgtgagagaattttttttaaaaaaaaccaaTTATACTTCTAAAATCTTTTGCCAAAAAATTAGGCATGTTTGTTTTGGGAGTTAAAatcactttgattttaattttaactttaactcaacacactacacaataaaaatacacatttctcaagttaaaaattttaactttaactttaactcaacaccctacacaataaaaacacacgttttccaaatcaaatttataatcccaattcatttgtcattttttacaatcaaaattaaaattattttaactctgaatctaAACGCACCGTAAAAGTCTTTCTTTAAAAGATTTATTGCAtcatatagcctaacgttgATCAATATTTTTAGATTTATTCCAACATCGTTTTTTTGCTTGAAATTAGATGGTGATATCAAATTAATAACGTTAAAATACTTTAGACAAAAATTCGACGTTGAGATAGATTTAAGAATATCTGCCAATATTAGACTATATGATGCAATATACCCTTCTTTAAATAAGGAACTCCCACCGACTCACAAGGACGTACTGTGTTTAATTTAAGGAAGGATTCAATAATTCTGAGCAATTTCATACCCAAAGTACAAACTGCCAACTTTGCTAACTAAATTTAGATCGCATTCTATATAGCATGACAAACAACAATTAATTAAAGCCAAAACACATCTTTGTCCAAGCAAATACATATTGAGCCACACAGCTTTGTTGAGGCTGCAAAGCAATCAGCCTTCAACATCAATCTTCTTTAGGTTGAAAGACAAATTTCAAACCGAACCAGACCAGTAACGTTGCAATCTCTCCGGGGCCCAGACCCGGAGCTTCCGCATTTCCCCCATTGGAGAGAACTTGAGGACTGAAATACCAGAGATGGGCACGTCAGGATAGGTCATTTCAAGTTGCCAATCCCAGGTAGAGTAGAAACCGAGTCAATGAGAGCACCACCATTGAGCCAGGTCAATCACAACAGCTAGTTGCTGAAGAACGATCGGATGTTTACTGCCGTCGGACCCACAACAATGAAAACATCTGAGGTTGACCCTCTCTCGAGAAGAAGATTATAGTGCCTAGGGTAAGTCTCACGTCCACCGCCACATGCGTGAAGGGATCCGTCGTTACTGTTCCTCATCCGACCTCGATCGCACCAAACGCCTCCGACGCCTCGGGACAGGAGACCCGTCTTCGCCACCATCACTGTATTGGCGGGTGCCACCATCGGTATCTTCAGCATCCTCATCGTCATCTTCATCTTGCAGGCCCAACAAGTTCTCGCCCCAGAGCATTCGCCTCTGAGAATGCCCACCACCAAACCGCCTGCTCTGATGCCTCCTCCAGGGACGAGGCCTAGGCCTCGACCCACTGCCAGAGTCCATGGACCCGATCATTTGAAACAAGAAGAAGGTGGTCCACCATGGTCCATTTTCCCTCTCACTCGGAAACCTACCACCATCCCCATTCTCGATTACATAGTCTCCAACTACAACAGCACCAGGAATCGCCGATCGGATAGCACTGACAATATCTCCATAATCTCTCTGATGCTCAAGGCGCCTCCAAGCCCGTTCCCTTGATGGGTCAATATCAGATGGCCGGCTCATTGGGTGGACCCGCCTAGCGTGCCTCCGCAGCTCCTGGTAGTTGCCGGAAAAAGAGCAAGACTCCCTGGAACAGCTTCTGCTTTTCAGGTTGAGATAGTTCCTGGCCTCCTCTACAACCTCCCATCCCAGCACATCTCCTCGGCACAAAGGGCATTTCATACTCAGTTTCAACTCTGAAGAATCTTCAACAAGCAAAGAACCACTTCGCTCTAGAGTACCTCCCACCTGAGCTCCTACATTTTCAGTATTGTTTCGACTGTTGTTGTCTCTACTGCTGTCTTCCCTTAAAGCTTCAAGTGATCCATTAGATAAAGCAGTGTTGTTATTATCAGTGGCGTTGTTAGAAGTTTCTGAGTTTCTAGAGAAGGAACTGGATGGACTGCTTGTAGAATTCAACTTCAGTTTCTTAAATCTGTCTAGGCAATTAGAATGTCTGTAACTTGTATCGCATATATAAGATCTGCAACCCTTGTCATGAGAGCTACACATGAGTAAAACAGCATTATGTGGGTAATCCATGCAGATGGCACAGGACACCTCGTCCAACTCTTTGTGAAGCGCACGAATATCTGAATCATTATGCAATCTTCGTTTTACACCAGCCATCTTGCATGCACTGTCCCGTATACTAAACAAATGCAACTTATTAGAATGTCCACTAGAATATCAACATAAAAGATTAACAGCAGCCCAAATAAAACAATCATGATATTTTTCAGAGAATGAAATACACCGACAAAACTGGACCATTCACAATTTTCTAACTTGTTAATAGCAAGTATATGCTTTATATTTATTAGTCTTAAACCAATCGATTGCATTCATACATCCATTTTATGCGTGTTGGAATTCCATTGAGACCTTTCGCATTGTTATCTTACTGAGTAGCCTTTCCATTGATTTTTCCAAGAACAGTCCGCAGAACAAGGCAAACTCATAGATGTTCTTCTAGAGAAGAACAACATAAATGGAAGGTTTTCTCGAATAAAGTAAGTTAAGGTTAAGTGATATAAAAGACCCAGATTGAAAATAACAAGCAGGAGACAGCCATCTGAAAGGGCATGACCACGCCCTTCATGTGTCTACAAGAGAGAATAGGCATCCTAAATATTACCTAAGGCTAAAAAACTTAGTAAGAAACTAAGAAAAGATATTTTAAGATTAACAAATACGAGGATTACTATATTAATCTTCTTGAACTTTGCCGTCATTGAGAGCATTACTCGTTTGTAAATCTTAATGGGAAGAAACAGGGTCAAACAAGACACCAGACCGAGTCCAGTAAGATAGATAAATTATCATGAACAAAAAGGATCAGTAAGATTACATAGAATAGCCATAGACAGTTGCTTACCAAGAGAGCAAGCAACAAGCAGCGAGCACTCTATATTCAGCACTACCGAGTCCTTTTGAATCTCTAAGGCTGCTCAGTTTTAGGTATTGAACAGAGATCCTTCACTGAGTTTAGAGAGCAAAGCAATCacagaatttcaaaatcacaGGATAAATAAGTGGCAATGCGTATCTCCGCGAATTGCCAGAGTACACCCTTGATAATAATCCTAGCAATTTATCACGAACCAGAATATCACCAACTATTTCTCCAGCCTGCATACACAGACAAATAAACTCTCTGTTTAGGATAGAGGATATTGTCGTTGCTAATTAAAGAACTAACATCTACAAGAGTCTGCTGAGCTTTGAGACATCCACAACAGAAATACTGGAATACGGAAGCACAGACTATTTTATACAGCATAACTTAATGTAATACTTCACCAGTGATTAAGATTACAAAAGAACAACAAACCACAGCAGAGACAATAAGAAGGGATGTGATACAATCCATGTACCCGTAATCAACATGTTCTAATGATGGAGGAAGACACTATGCACCCTAAAAGTTCttcaccatggattcacgagagagagagagagattattAACCACAAAAATTCCTTTTTGATCCTGAAAAATCGATAAAAGTATTTTTTGCAGCAGTGAATATAGTTCCGGCGAATATGATGCCAAAACCCATCTTCCATAAACCACTATACTTCAGTAAACTGCAGATTGTACCCATTAACGGTCATTCAGGCTTCCACCACTCTTCCCATCGATTGatcaaatcgaaaattcatTTTAGCACCGATGGATAAATCACATCGAATTACAACCACATAGAAGGTAATCAAGCAGACTTTTTTCCTCATCTAATCCATCGATTATCGCGAGGGTACGACGCGATTTTGTCCA
Above is a window of Punica granatum isolate Tunisia-2019 chromosome 7, ASM765513v2, whole genome shotgun sequence DNA encoding:
- the LOC116213783 gene encoding uncharacterized protein LOC116213783, with product MAGVKRRLHNDSDIRALHKELDEVSCAICMDYPHNAVLLMCSSHDKGCRSYICDTSYRHSNCLDRFKKLKLNSTSSPSSSFSRNSETSNNATDNNNTALSNGSLEALREDSSRDNNSRNNTENVGAQVGGTLERSGSLLVEDSSELKLSMKCPLCRGDVLGWEVVEEARNYLNLKSRSCSRESCSFSGNYQELRRHARRVHPMSRPSDIDPSRERAWRRLEHQRDYGDIVSAIRSAIPGAVVVGDYVIENGDGGRFPSERENGPWWTTFFLFQMIGSMDSGSGSRPRPRPWRRHQSRRFGGGHSQRRMLWGENLLGLQDEDDDEDAEDTDGGTRQYSDGGEDGSPVPRRRRRLVRSRSDEEQ